One window of Pseudacidobacterium ailaaui genomic DNA carries:
- the rpsB gene encoding 30S ribosomal protein S2 gives MATITMKELLEAGVHFGHQTKRWDPRMKEYIFGERNGIYIIDLQKTLKMFKDAARYVTEVAAQGKIILFVGTKRQAQDAIAEEATRCGMFYVNNRWLGGLLTNWVTVQKSVKRLQELDEMATDGRYELLTKKEVIRLERERKHLQANLAGIKNMKRLPDALFVIDSNNEAIAVKEARKLGIPVVAVVDTNCDPTVVDYVIPGNDDALRAIRLFASKIADSVIEGVQLVGDKQFAEAVGGTAAETQAEGEGAVENITASSSEYDEDVDLEAALSGVIRKSPSVVSSLDEAEAAESSY, from the coding sequence TTGGCCACAATCACCATGAAGGAGCTGCTCGAAGCGGGCGTCCACTTCGGGCATCAGACAAAACGCTGGGACCCTCGCATGAAGGAATACATCTTCGGCGAACGGAACGGCATTTACATCATCGACCTGCAGAAGACCCTGAAGATGTTCAAGGATGCGGCGCGCTATGTGACGGAAGTTGCCGCCCAGGGCAAGATCATTCTGTTTGTCGGCACCAAGCGGCAGGCGCAGGACGCCATCGCTGAAGAAGCCACGCGCTGCGGCATGTTCTATGTGAACAACCGCTGGCTGGGTGGTTTGCTGACCAACTGGGTGACAGTGCAGAAGTCGGTCAAGCGCCTTCAGGAACTGGATGAGATGGCCACGGACGGCCGCTACGAACTGCTGACGAAGAAGGAAGTCATTCGGCTGGAGCGCGAGCGCAAGCACCTTCAGGCAAACCTGGCCGGTATCAAGAACATGAAGCGTCTGCCCGACGCCCTGTTTGTGATCGACTCCAACAACGAGGCCATTGCCGTGAAGGAAGCCCGCAAGCTGGGCATTCCTGTGGTTGCTGTGGTGGACACCAACTGTGACCCGACGGTGGTGGATTATGTGATTCCGGGCAACGATGACGCTCTGCGTGCCATCCGGTTGTTCGCCTCAAAGATTGCGGATTCGGTGATCGAAGGCGTGCAGCTTGTAGGCGACAAGCAGTTTGCGGAAGCTGTAGGCGGTACGGCGGCGGAGACCCAGGCAGAGGGCGAAGGTGCGGTGGAAAACATCACGGCCAGCAGCTCGGAGTATGACGAAGATGTGGACCTGGAGGCGGCTCTAAGCGGTGTAATCCGCAAATCTCCCTCCGTGGTCAGCTCATTGGATGAGGCTGAGGCGGCCGAAAGCAGCTACTGA
- the tsf gene encoding translation elongation factor Ts, which produces MATVTEKIDAKLVKDLREKSGAPMGDCLKALQEAKGNMEEAFVILRKRGMASAQKKASRTTNEGAVGTYIHAGGKIGVLVEVNCESDFVARTADFQELLKDIAMHIAATDPRYIRREDVTAEDLEREKEIFRAQAAETGKPAPVIEKIVEGKMSKFYEEVCLLEQPFIKDQTVSIKDLIAQKVGKLGENITVRRFARFKVGDPNWTVAQTKATATEEQQ; this is translated from the coding sequence ATGGCAACTGTGACTGAAAAAATTGATGCAAAGCTGGTGAAGGACCTGCGCGAGAAGTCGGGTGCGCCCATGGGTGACTGCCTGAAGGCCCTGCAGGAAGCCAAGGGCAATATGGAAGAGGCGTTTGTAATTCTGCGCAAGCGCGGAATGGCCTCGGCCCAGAAAAAGGCCTCGCGCACCACAAATGAAGGTGCGGTGGGCACCTACATCCATGCCGGGGGCAAGATCGGCGTGCTGGTGGAAGTCAATTGCGAGAGCGACTTTGTGGCCCGCACCGCGGACTTTCAGGAGCTTCTGAAGGACATTGCCATGCACATTGCGGCAACCGACCCGCGCTATATCCGCCGCGAAGACGTAACGGCAGAAGACCTGGAGCGCGAGAAGGAGATCTTCCGTGCGCAGGCGGCCGAGACGGGCAAGCCTGCTCCGGTGATTGAAAAGATCGTGGAGGGCAAGATGAGCAAGTTCTATGAGGAAGTGTGCCTGCTCGAACAGCCCTTCATCAAGGACCAGACCGTTTCCATCAAGGACCTGATTGCGCAGAAGGTAGGCAAGCTGGGTGAGAACATCACCGTCCGGCGCTTTGCCCGCTTCAAGGTCGGAGACCCGAACTGGACTGTGGCACAGACCAAAGCTACGGCCACGGAAGAACAGCAATAA
- the hslU gene encoding ATP-dependent protease ATPase subunit HslU has translation MAIYLPGTAEDQELALEELTPREIVAELDKYVVGQKAAKRAVAIALRNRMRRQKLPPDLAEEIMPKNIIMIGPTGVGKTEIARRLAKLTNSPFLKVEASKFTEVGYVGRDVESIVRDLVEIAIDMVREEKLEEVEDKAELNAEERLLDLLLPPPAPAAAAQGAEQSTSTALSSDSHQRTREKLRQQFREGKLDDRTVEIDVRERNMPAFEIISSQGVEEMDINLKDVLPNLFGQRTKKRKMKVAEAFEYLVQEEENRLVDMDQVTRIAVERVENSGIVFLDEIDKIAGREGGHGPDVSREGVQRDILPIVEGTTVNTRYGMVRTDHILFIAAGAFHVSKPSDLIPELQGRFPIRVELQSLTVEDFVRILTEPKSSLTKQYTALLETEGLKLEFTPDAIEEMARFAFRVNETTENIGARRLHTIMERVLDEISFLAPDLMKAAKEKNDGKEMDNGATVPLPIVDRETESGTEKVALVGAEYVRQMVASIVKDQDLSRYIL, from the coding sequence ATGGCCATTTATTTACCCGGAACTGCTGAAGACCAGGAGCTGGCGCTCGAAGAGCTGACGCCGCGCGAGATCGTTGCCGAGTTGGACAAATACGTCGTCGGCCAGAAGGCGGCCAAACGCGCCGTCGCCATCGCATTGCGCAACCGTATGCGCCGCCAGAAGCTGCCCCCGGACCTTGCCGAGGAGATCATGCCCAAGAACATCATCATGATCGGGCCTACCGGCGTGGGCAAGACTGAAATTGCGCGGCGGCTGGCCAAGCTGACCAACTCTCCCTTCCTCAAAGTTGAGGCTTCCAAATTCACTGAGGTCGGCTATGTGGGCCGCGACGTTGAATCCATCGTGCGAGACCTGGTGGAGATTGCCATTGACATGGTGCGCGAGGAGAAGCTGGAAGAGGTCGAAGACAAGGCCGAGCTGAACGCGGAAGAGCGCCTGCTGGACCTGCTGCTTCCTCCACCAGCACCGGCAGCGGCAGCGCAGGGCGCAGAGCAGAGCACGAGCACCGCCCTCTCCTCTGACTCACACCAGCGCACAAGAGAAAAACTGCGTCAGCAGTTCCGCGAGGGCAAGCTGGATGACCGCACGGTAGAAATTGATGTGCGCGAGCGCAATATGCCCGCCTTCGAGATCATCTCCAGTCAGGGTGTGGAGGAGATGGACATCAACCTGAAAGACGTGCTGCCCAACCTCTTTGGCCAGCGTACGAAAAAGCGCAAAATGAAGGTGGCCGAGGCCTTCGAGTACCTGGTGCAGGAGGAAGAAAACCGTCTGGTGGACATGGACCAGGTCACACGTATCGCCGTTGAGCGCGTGGAAAATTCAGGCATCGTCTTTCTTGACGAAATTGACAAGATCGCCGGACGAGAAGGCGGACACGGCCCGGACGTCTCCCGCGAAGGTGTGCAGCGTGACATCCTGCCTATCGTCGAAGGCACCACCGTGAACACACGCTACGGCATGGTGCGCACAGACCATATCCTCTTCATCGCCGCCGGGGCCTTCCACGTCTCCAAGCCCAGCGACCTGATTCCGGAATTGCAGGGACGCTTCCCCATTCGCGTGGAGCTGCAATCGCTCACCGTTGAGGACTTTGTCCGCATCCTGACCGAGCCGAAGTCCTCGCTCACCAAGCAATACACGGCACTGCTTGAGACCGAGGGACTGAAGCTCGAATTTACGCCCGACGCCATCGAGGAGATGGCCCGCTTCGCCTTCCGCGTAAATGAAACAACAGAAAACATCGGTGCGCGCCGCCTGCACACCATCATGGAACGCGTGCTGGACGAGATCAGCTTCCTCGCACCGGACCTGATGAAGGCCGCAAAAGAAAAGAACGACGGCAAGGAGATGGACAACGGCGCCACCGTCCCGCTGCCGATCGTAGACCGTGAAACGGAATCCGGCACGGAAAAAGTGGCCCTCGTCGGCGCAGAGTATGTCCGCCAGATGGTCGCGTCCATTGTGAAAGACCAGGACCTTTCCCGCTACATTCTCTGA
- the hslV gene encoding ATP-dependent protease subunit HslV: MSNSKSSAGTPSGGLEVSASSPRIRSTTVVCVRRNGSVVMAADGQVTLGESVIKHSARKIRRLYQDKILAGFAGSTADAFSLFSRFESKLEQYAGNVGRAAVELAKDWRTDKILRNLQALLIVSDPNQTFLISGSGDVIEPDEGIAAIGSGGSYALAAARALYQNTELSAREIAEKSLRIAGQICIYTNDQITIEELHA; this comes from the coding sequence ATGTCGAATTCAAAGTCCTCAGCGGGCACACCTTCCGGTGGCCTGGAAGTATCCGCCTCATCTCCGCGTATTCGCTCTACTACGGTCGTCTGCGTCCGCCGCAACGGCAGCGTCGTGATGGCTGCGGACGGACAGGTAACGCTGGGCGAGTCGGTCATCAAACACTCGGCCAGAAAAATCCGCCGCCTTTATCAGGACAAGATCCTGGCTGGATTCGCCGGCTCCACTGCCGACGCATTCTCACTCTTCAGCCGGTTTGAATCCAAGCTGGAACAATATGCCGGTAATGTTGGCCGCGCTGCCGTAGAGCTGGCCAAAGACTGGCGCACGGACAAAATTCTGCGCAATCTGCAGGCGCTGCTGATCGTCTCTGATCCCAACCAGACGTTTCTCATCAGTGGATCTGGGGACGTCATTGAGCCGGACGAGGGCATCGCAGCCATCGGCAGCGGCGGATCGTATGCTCTGGCCGCTGCGCGTGCGCTGTATCAGAACACAGAGCTGTCCGCCCGCGAGATTGCCGAAAAATCACTGCGCATTGCCGGTCAGATCTGCATCTACACCAACGACCAGATCACCATCGAAGAACTGCACGCTTAA